One segment of Sphingomonas qomolangmaensis DNA contains the following:
- the ffh gene encoding signal recognition particle protein, translated as MFESLSDRLGGVFDRLRGRGALSEADVRGAMREVRIALLEADVALPVARDFVEGITEKAIGQQVLRSVTPGQQVVKIVNDALVEMLGPDTAGLNIDVSPPAVIMMVGLQGSGKTTTTAKLAKMLAGKERKKVLMASLDVNRPNAQEQLAVLGTQAEVSTLPIVVGQQPVEIARRALQAAKLQGFDVVMLDTAGRLHVDQALMDEMKAVADIARPNEILLVVDSLTGQDAVNVAQNFSNQVPLTGVVLTRMDGDARGGAALSMRAVTGKPIKFAGTGEKLDAIEAFHPKRVAGRILGMGDVVSLVERAAEAIQVDDAEKMAQRLAKGQFDMNDLRAQLGQMRRMGGLGALAGMIPGMKKAQAAMANGAVDERLLLRMDAMIGSMTVKERAKPELLNAKRKIRVAKGSGMTVQDVNKLLKMHQEMAGAMKRIKKMGGIKGMAALLGKGGPGGGMGGIGNALGGPAMGDFMSKAGGGLPGLGGSGDGTMKLPPGFENLMKKK; from the coding sequence ATGTTCGAATCCCTCAGTGACCGGCTAGGCGGCGTCTTCGACCGACTGCGCGGCCGTGGTGCGCTGAGCGAAGCCGATGTGCGCGGCGCGATGCGCGAGGTCCGGATCGCGCTGCTCGAGGCCGACGTGGCGCTGCCCGTCGCGCGCGATTTCGTCGAAGGGATCACCGAAAAGGCGATCGGCCAGCAGGTGCTGCGTTCGGTCACGCCCGGCCAGCAGGTCGTCAAGATCGTCAACGACGCGCTGGTCGAGATGCTGGGGCCCGATACCGCGGGGCTCAACATCGACGTCTCGCCGCCCGCGGTGATCATGATGGTCGGCCTGCAGGGGTCGGGCAAGACGACGACCACCGCCAAGCTCGCCAAGATGCTGGCGGGCAAGGAGCGCAAGAAGGTGCTGATGGCGTCGCTCGACGTCAATCGCCCGAACGCGCAGGAACAGCTGGCGGTGCTGGGCACCCAGGCCGAGGTTTCGACGCTGCCGATCGTCGTGGGCCAGCAGCCGGTGGAGATCGCGCGGCGCGCGCTGCAGGCGGCGAAGCTGCAGGGCTTCGACGTGGTGATGCTCGACACCGCCGGGCGGCTGCACGTCGATCAGGCGCTGATGGACGAGATGAAGGCGGTCGCCGACATCGCGCGGCCCAACGAAATCCTGCTCGTCGTCGATTCGCTGACCGGCCAGGACGCCGTCAATGTCGCGCAGAACTTCAGCAACCAGGTGCCGTTGACCGGCGTCGTGCTGACGCGGATGGACGGCGACGCGCGCGGTGGTGCGGCGCTGTCGATGCGCGCGGTGACGGGCAAGCCGATCAAGTTCGCGGGCACCGGCGAAAAGCTCGACGCGATCGAGGCGTTCCATCCCAAGCGGGTCGCCGGGCGAATCCTGGGCATGGGCGACGTCGTCTCGCTGGTCGAGCGCGCCGCCGAGGCGATCCAGGTCGACGATGCCGAGAAGATGGCGCAGCGGCTGGCCAAGGGCCAGTTCGACATGAACGACCTGCGCGCGCAGCTGGGTCAGATGCGGCGGATGGGCGGCCTCGGCGCGCTTGCCGGCATGATTCCGGGCATGAAGAAGGCGCAGGCGGCGATGGCCAATGGCGCGGTCGACGAGCGGCTGTTGCTGCGGATGGACGCGATGATCGGATCGATGACGGTCAAGGAGCGCGCCAAGCCCGAACTGCTCAACGCCAAGCGCAAGATCCGCGTTGCCAAGGGCAGCGGCATGACCGTGCAGGACGTCAACAAGCTGCTCAAGATGCACCAGGAAATGGCCGGTGCGATGAAGCGCATCAAGAAGATGGGCGGCATCAAGGGCATGGCGGCGTTGCTCGGCAAGGGCGGTCCGGGCGGCGGCATGGGCGGCATCGGCAACGCGCTGGGCGGCCCCGCAATGGGCGATTTCATGTCGAAGGCGGGCGGCGGGCTGCCCGGCTTGGGCGGGAGCGGTGACGGCACGATGAAGCTGCCACCAGGTTTCGAGAATCTCATGAAGAAGAAGTGA
- the rpsP gene encoding 30S ribosomal protein S16 translates to MAISMRLSRGGSKKRPYYRIVIADARAPRDGKFIEKIGTYNPLLAKDDAERIKLDNERAAHWLSVGAQPTDRVARFLDAAGLRERAARSNPNKGKPGEKATERAEERAAKVQAAEDARREAEEAAKAKPAEEAAPAEEAATEDATNEGKSAAAPAEG, encoded by the coding sequence ATGGCAATCAGCATGCGCCTGTCGCGCGGTGGTTCGAAGAAGCGCCCTTATTACCGCATCGTGATCGCCGATGCGCGCGCACCGCGCGATGGCAAGTTCATCGAGAAGATCGGCACCTACAACCCGTTGCTGGCCAAGGACGATGCCGAGCGGATCAAGCTCGACAACGAGCGCGCGGCGCACTGGCTGAGCGTCGGCGCGCAGCCGACCGACCGCGTTGCCCGCTTCCTCGACGCAGCCGGCCTGCGCGAGCGTGCGGCGCGCAGCAACCCCAACAAGGGCAAGCCCGGCGAGAAGGCGACCGAGCGCGCCGAAGAGCGTGCAGCCAAGGTCCAGGCAGCCGAAGACGCTCGCCGCGAAGCCGAGGAAGCCGCCAAGGCGAAGCCTGCCGAGGAAGCCGCTCCCGCCGAGGAAGCAGCGACCGAAGACGCGACCAACGAAGGCAAGAGCGCGGCCGCACCGGCCGAGGGCTGA
- a CDS encoding aspartate-semialdehyde dehydrogenase, which yields MGYRVVVAGATGNVGREMLNIMAEREFPADEIAVLASSRSAGELADYGETGRKLKIQNIEHFDPTGWDMALFAIGSEATAIHAPRFAAAGCVVIDNSSLYRMDPDVPLVVPEVNAEAIDGYKAKNIIANPNCSTAQMVVALKPLHDAAKVLRVVVATYQSVSGAGKAGMDELFEQSRNIFVGDSAEPRKFTKQIAFNVIPHIDSFLDDGSTKEEWKMVVETKKILDPKIKVIATCVRVPVFVGHSEAVYVEMERELSAEDAQNLLREAPGIMLVDKREDGGYVTPVECVGDYATYVSRVREDPTVENGLAFWCVSDNLRKGAALNAVQIAELLGRRHLKKG from the coding sequence ATGGGTTATCGGGTGGTGGTCGCAGGCGCGACCGGCAATGTCGGGCGCGAAATGCTCAACATCATGGCGGAGCGCGAGTTTCCCGCCGACGAGATCGCGGTGCTGGCATCATCGCGCTCGGCGGGCGAGCTGGCCGATTATGGCGAGACCGGGCGCAAGCTGAAGATCCAGAATATCGAGCATTTCGATCCCACCGGCTGGGACATGGCGCTGTTCGCGATCGGCAGCGAGGCGACCGCGATCCACGCGCCGCGCTTTGCCGCCGCCGGCTGCGTCGTGATCGACAATTCGTCGCTCTACCGGATGGACCCCGATGTGCCGCTGGTGGTGCCTGAAGTAAATGCCGAGGCGATCGACGGCTACAAGGCCAAGAATATCATCGCCAACCCCAATTGCTCGACCGCGCAGATGGTGGTGGCGCTCAAGCCGCTGCACGACGCCGCCAAGGTGCTGCGCGTGGTCGTTGCGACCTATCAGTCGGTGTCGGGCGCGGGAAAGGCGGGGATGGACGAGCTGTTCGAGCAGAGCCGCAACATCTTCGTCGGCGACAGCGCCGAGCCGCGCAAGTTCACCAAGCAGATCGCGTTCAACGTGATCCCGCACATCGACAGCTTCCTCGACGATGGATCGACCAAGGAAGAATGGAAGATGGTGGTCGAGACCAAGAAGATCCTCGACCCCAAGATCAAGGTGATCGCGACCTGCGTGCGCGTGCCCGTCTTCGTCGGCCATTCCGAAGCGGTCTATGTCGAGATGGAGCGCGAGCTTTCGGCCGAGGACGCACAGAACCTGCTGCGCGAGGCACCGGGGATCATGCTGGTCGATAAGCGCGAGGATGGCGGCTATGTCACCCCGGTCGAGTGCGTGGGCGATTACGCGACCTATGTCAGCCGCGTGCGCGAGGACCCCACGGTCGAGAACGGCCTGGCCTTCTGGTGCGTGTCGGACAATCTGCGCAAGGGCGCTGCGCTGAACGCGGTGCAGATCGCCGAACTGCTGGGGCGGCGGCATCTCAAGAAAGGTTGA
- a CDS encoding type II toxin-antitoxin system VapC family toxin, with product MAFLLDTNSCIDFARGRSIALLWRMDRVPAGSLSMSAITLAELSVGARADRDDQAKLDALTQIVTVHPFDAAAAEVYGMRARMLGVRRKSFDRLIGAHALALDLTLVTANERDFADLPGLRIENWTLPL from the coding sequence ATGGCGTTCCTGCTCGACACCAATAGCTGCATCGACTTTGCGCGTGGCCGCTCGATCGCGCTGCTCTGGCGGATGGATCGCGTCCCTGCCGGATCGCTTTCGATGTCGGCCATCACGTTGGCCGAGCTTTCCGTCGGGGCGCGCGCCGATCGAGACGATCAGGCAAAGCTGGATGCGCTGACGCAGATTGTGACGGTACATCCCTTCGATGCCGCGGCGGCCGAGGTATATGGCATGCGTGCCCGGATGTTGGGGGTACGACGCAAGAGCTTCGATCGGCTGATCGGCGCGCATGCCTTGGCGCTCGACCTTACGCTGGTTACCGCCAACGAGCGCGACTTCGCCGACCTGCCCGGGCTTCGGATCGAGAACTGGACTTTGCCGCTGTGA
- a CDS encoding S9 family peptidase: MRRWLVGIALASVSGLAMAADPVAAQAQVATQAVKQDGGALTIDRVFSGPDLNGQSARAVKLSPDGKLLTLLRARADEPNRFDLWALDTATSEWRMLVDSKQVGSGAELSEAEKMQRERARIGGSAGIVAYDWAPDGKSILVPLDGDLYLATLDGQVRRQTQTEGGELNPVVSPAGGYVSFVRDQNLWVQPLGGGQARQVTKDGAGTVHWGEAEFVAQEEMDRSTGYWWSPGDRLVAVERFDEAPVGIVSRAAIGAEGTTVYDQRYPKAGTDNVAVELYVMRPDGSGQVKVDLGAERDIYLARVNWLPDGSALLVQRQSRDQKTLDVLRVDPATGKSRVLFTERSGDRSWVNLSNGLRTLDDGSLIWWSERDGHGHLYRFRDGKWTQLTNGEWEVADVVGIDQEKGRITFLGNKDGVLERHLYTVDIAKPGAVTRLTEAGWWHGASMDSSGTRLIVTRSNVNQPAQSYLADAAGKRLSWISENRVEGEHPYAPFLASHRERKFGTFKGPDGTTLHYEMMTPPLEPGKKYPVFFQHYGGPHSQTVSRAWGGALQQMIVDRGWIWFQIDNRGAANRGKAFEDHLYHAMGSVEVADQVAGANWLKQQPFVAPDKIATYGWSYGGYMTLKMLEAAPGVFAAGIAGAPVSKWDLYDTHYTERYMGDPRVVPDAYKTSNTVEDAGKITDPLLLIHGMADDNVVLEHSTVMMAKLQQNARPFEVMLYPGQTHRVGGAGVSQHLWGTICDFLDREVVAKPAR, encoded by the coding sequence ATGCGTAGATGGTTGGTTGGGATTGCGCTCGCGTCGGTGAGCGGTCTTGCGATGGCGGCTGATCCGGTGGCGGCCCAGGCACAGGTGGCCACGCAAGCGGTGAAGCAGGACGGCGGCGCGCTGACGATCGACCGGGTGTTTTCGGGCCCCGATCTCAACGGGCAGAGCGCGCGCGCGGTGAAGCTGTCGCCCGACGGCAAGCTGCTGACGCTGCTGCGGGCGCGCGCCGACGAACCCAACCGCTTCGACCTTTGGGCGCTCGATACCGCGACCAGCGAGTGGCGGATGCTGGTCGATTCGAAGCAGGTCGGCAGCGGCGCCGAATTGTCCGAGGCCGAGAAGATGCAGCGCGAGCGCGCGCGGATCGGCGGATCGGCGGGGATCGTCGCCTATGATTGGGCACCCGATGGCAAGTCGATCCTGGTGCCGCTCGACGGCGATCTGTACCTGGCGACGCTCGATGGCCAAGTGCGCCGGCAGACGCAGACCGAGGGCGGCGAGCTGAACCCAGTGGTTAGCCCGGCGGGGGGCTATGTCTCGTTCGTCCGCGACCAGAATCTGTGGGTGCAGCCGCTGGGCGGCGGCCAGGCGCGGCAGGTGACCAAGGATGGCGCAGGCACGGTCCATTGGGGCGAGGCCGAGTTCGTCGCGCAGGAAGAGATGGATCGCTCGACCGGCTATTGGTGGTCACCGGGCGATCGGCTGGTCGCGGTCGAGCGGTTCGACGAAGCACCGGTCGGCATCGTCAGCCGCGCGGCGATCGGTGCCGAGGGCACGACGGTGTACGACCAGCGCTATCCCAAGGCGGGCACCGACAATGTCGCGGTCGAACTATATGTAATGCGGCCCGATGGGTCGGGGCAGGTCAAGGTCGATCTGGGGGCCGAGCGCGACATCTATCTGGCGCGGGTCAACTGGCTACCCGACGGATCGGCATTGCTGGTGCAGCGCCAGAGCCGCGATCAGAAGACGCTCGATGTGCTGCGCGTCGATCCGGCGACGGGCAAGTCGCGCGTGTTGTTCACCGAACGATCGGGCGATCGTAGCTGGGTGAACCTGTCGAACGGGCTGCGCACGCTCGACGACGGCAGCCTGATCTGGTGGTCCGAGCGCGACGGGCACGGGCATCTGTATCGCTTCCGCGACGGCAAATGGACGCAGCTGACCAACGGCGAATGGGAAGTCGCCGATGTGGTCGGCATCGACCAGGAAAAGGGGCGGATCACCTTCCTGGGCAACAAGGACGGCGTGCTCGAGCGGCACCTCTACACCGTCGACATCGCCAAGCCGGGTGCGGTGACGCGGTTGACCGAGGCGGGGTGGTGGCATGGCGCGAGCATGGATTCGAGCGGCACGCGGTTGATCGTGACGCGATCGAACGTCAACCAGCCGGCGCAGAGCTATCTTGCCGATGCGGCGGGCAAGCGCTTGTCGTGGATCAGCGAGAACCGCGTCGAGGGCGAGCACCCCTATGCGCCGTTCCTGGCGAGCCATCGCGAGCGCAAGTTCGGGACCTTCAAGGGACCCGACGGCACGACGCTGCACTATGAAATGATGACCCCGCCGCTCGAGCCCGGCAAGAAGTACCCGGTGTTCTTCCAGCATTATGGCGGGCCGCATTCGCAGACGGTGAGCCGCGCCTGGGGCGGGGCGCTGCAGCAGATGATCGTCGATCGCGGCTGGATCTGGTTCCAGATCGACAATCGCGGCGCCGCCAATCGCGGCAAGGCGTTCGAGGACCATCTGTACCACGCAATGGGCAGCGTCGAAGTGGCGGACCAGGTGGCGGGCGCGAACTGGCTGAAGCAGCAGCCCTTCGTCGCGCCCGACAAGATCGCGACCTATGGCTGGTCCTATGGCGGCTACATGACGCTCAAGATGCTCGAGGCCGCACCCGGCGTGTTCGCCGCGGGGATCGCGGGCGCGCCGGTGAGCAAATGGGACCTGTACGACACGCACTATACCGAACGCTATATGGGCGATCCGCGCGTCGTGCCCGATGCCTACAAGACCTCGAACACCGTCGAGGATGCGGGCAAGATCACCGATCCGCTGTTGCTGATCCACGGCATGGCCGACGACAATGTCGTGCTCGAACACTCGACCGTGATGATGGCCAAGCTGCAGCAGAATGCGCGGCCCTTCGAGGTGATGCTGTACCCTGGCCAAACCCACCGCGTCGGCGGCGCGGGGGTGAGCCAGCATCTGTGGGGGACGATCTGCGACTTCCTCGACCGCGAGGTGGTGGCAAAGCCAGCGCGATAG
- the rimM gene encoding ribosome maturation factor RimM (Essential for efficient processing of 16S rRNA), whose protein sequence is MSTTPPSTPPASGAGDKRVTLAVVTGAHGIGGEVRLKVFAEDLTPHKSFNDGALTVKAMRIVPAGAIARFAEVADRNAAEAMRGTELTVPRSALPPLSEGEYYHVDLIGLPVVSTDGDAVGRVVAIDNFGAGDVIEIEKPADDQGRAKRFMVPMRPEAVPEWDAARMLLDSAYVED, encoded by the coding sequence ATGTCAACAACCCCCCCCTCGACTCCTCCCGCCAGCGGGGCGGGAGACAAGCGCGTGACGCTTGCCGTCGTCACCGGTGCGCATGGCATCGGCGGCGAGGTACGGCTGAAGGTCTTCGCCGAGGATCTGACGCCGCATAAGAGCTTCAACGACGGCGCGCTGACGGTGAAGGCTATGCGGATCGTGCCCGCGGGCGCGATCGCGCGCTTCGCCGAGGTCGCCGATCGCAACGCCGCCGAGGCGATGCGCGGCACCGAACTGACCGTCCCGCGCTCGGCGCTGCCGCCGCTGTCCGAGGGCGAATATTATCATGTCGACCTGATCGGGCTGCCGGTGGTGAGCACCGATGGCGATGCGGTCGGCCGCGTCGTGGCGATCGACAATTTCGGCGCCGGCGACGTGATCGAGATCGAAAAGCCCGCCGACGACCAGGGACGCGCCAAGCGCTTCATGGTGCCGATGCGGCCCGAAGCGGTACCCGAATGGGATGCCGCTCGGATGCTGCTGGACAGCGCCTACGTCGAGGATTGA
- a CDS encoding antitoxin → MTEYRTKVFKSGNSLAIRLPKALGLEAGMEFDLLRDDSGAILARPKRSAGVSLSDLFGSFSPGFMAEGRGDTEQKERDWSEGSAAA, encoded by the coding sequence ATGACCGAATATCGTACCAAGGTATTCAAATCGGGCAACTCGCTCGCCATTCGCCTGCCCAAGGCACTTGGTCTGGAGGCGGGGATGGAGTTCGATCTGCTGCGCGACGATAGCGGTGCGATCCTCGCTCGACCAAAGCGCTCGGCGGGGGTGTCGCTGTCCGATCTGTTCGGCAGCTTTTCACCCGGTTTCATGGCGGAGGGGCGCGGCGATACCGAACAGAAAGAGCGTGACTGGTCCGAGGGATCGGCTGCCGCCTGA
- a CDS encoding FitA-like ribbon-helix-helix domain-containing protein, with amino-acid sequence MAQMTVRQIDDRRYEQLKTRARLKGVSVEALARDAIHEIAELTPEEKRALVQRMQQAGERAKVSGVAQTPGWQLVREDRDGDH; translated from the coding sequence ATGGCACAGATGACAGTTCGGCAGATCGACGACCGTCGCTACGAGCAACTGAAAACGCGGGCGCGGTTGAAGGGTGTTTCGGTCGAGGCGCTTGCGCGCGATGCGATCCACGAGATCGCCGAACTGACGCCCGAGGAAAAACGCGCGTTGGTGCAGCGGATGCAGCAAGCGGGCGAGCGCGCGAAGGTATCGGGGGTCGCGCAAACGCCGGGTTGGCAGCTGGTTCGGGAGGATCGTGACGGTGATCATTGA
- a CDS encoding NAD(P)/FAD-dependent oxidoreductase: MDDCIIIGGGPAGLTAAIYLARYHLSIRLFDSGDSRAAMIPRTHNHAGYPGGVEGPELLRLMHEQAKSFGVSRENRVVTAIEPDGENFVVRTANHDFAARTVLLATGVINLRPKTLDDALHDDALLRGLLRYCPVCDGYEVTDKRVGVIGTSDHGMKEALFLRAYTADVTLIAPDSEHDLDAACLAKLDDAGIVRVDGPCGEYRIEEERFVVETATGPLSFDSVYPALGSTIRSDLAIAAGAETAEDGSLKVDSHMRTSVPGLFAAGDVVLGLDQISNAMGQAGVAATTIRNLLNERTPIRR, from the coding sequence ATGGACGATTGCATCATCATCGGCGGCGGGCCCGCCGGCCTTACCGCGGCGATCTATCTCGCGCGCTATCACCTCTCGATCCGGTTGTTCGACAGCGGCGACAGCCGTGCGGCGATGATCCCGCGAACGCACAACCACGCCGGCTATCCCGGCGGCGTCGAGGGCCCCGAGCTACTGCGGCTGATGCACGAACAGGCCAAGAGCTTCGGCGTGTCGCGTGAGAACCGCGTCGTCACCGCAATCGAACCCGATGGCGAAAACTTCGTCGTCCGCACCGCCAATCACGATTTCGCCGCGCGCACGGTTCTGCTCGCGACCGGCGTGATAAATCTGCGCCCCAAAACCCTCGACGACGCGCTTCACGACGATGCGTTGCTTCGCGGCTTGCTGCGCTACTGCCCGGTCTGCGACGGCTATGAGGTCACAGACAAGCGCGTCGGCGTGATCGGCACCAGCGATCACGGGATGAAAGAAGCTTTGTTCCTGCGCGCCTACACCGCCGACGTCACGCTGATCGCGCCCGACAGCGAGCATGATCTCGACGCCGCCTGCCTCGCCAAGCTCGACGATGCCGGCATCGTCCGCGTCGATGGTCCCTGCGGCGAGTATCGCATCGAAGAAGAGCGCTTCGTCGTCGAAACCGCCACCGGCCCGCTATCGTTCGACAGCGTCTACCCGGCGCTCGGCTCGACGATCCGCTCGGACCTCGCAATCGCCGCGGGGGCAGAGACCGCCGAAGATGGCAGCCTGAAGGTCGACAGCCACATGCGCACCAGCGTCCCCGGGCTGTTCGCGGCGGGCGATGTGGTGCTTGGGCTCGATCAGATCAGCAACGCGATGGGCCAGGCGGGTGTGGCGGCGACGACGATCCGCAACCTGCTCAACGAGCGCACGCCGATTCGGCGCTGA
- the rplS gene encoding 50S ribosomal protein L19 translates to MNLIQQIEAEQIAKFAASKTIPEFRAGDTLKVGVKVVEGERTRTQNYEGVCIARSNKGMGSNFTVRKISFGEGVERVFPLYSPNIESIEVVRRGVVRRAKLYYLRGRTGKSARIAERRDPRPAKATAAE, encoded by the coding sequence ATGAACCTCATCCAGCAGATCGAAGCCGAACAGATTGCCAAGTTCGCCGCTTCCAAGACCATCCCCGAGTTTCGCGCGGGCGATACCCTCAAGGTCGGCGTGAAGGTCGTCGAGGGCGAGCGTACGCGTACCCAGAATTACGAAGGCGTGTGCATCGCGCGTTCGAACAAGGGCATGGGTTCGAACTTCACCGTGCGGAAAATCAGCTTCGGCGAGGGTGTCGAGCGCGTCTTCCCGCTCTACTCGCCCAACATCGAGTCGATCGAAGTCGTGCGTCGCGGCGTCGTCCGGCGCGCCAAGCTATATTATCTGCGCGGTCGTACCGGCAAGTCGGCGCGTATCGCCGAGCGTCGCGACCCGCGTCCGGCCAAGGCGACCGCTGCCGAGTAA
- a CDS encoding AI-2E family transporter, translated as MGSSDQARVVRNTLIVLLLVGVAMLLTQLSFVFLLIFAAILLATLIRSAALPFLHMGLPDTPATLLGLAAIVALLWLAGGLFGAQLGEQFVIVGNQLPGAIARAQQWAAGIPFFRSMLSSTPDIQNVAGRVLTFAFGAVGAATNLVLVVIAAIYLALQPGLYAGGVAKLFPKNEGPRVAEALHASGLALRKYLLAQFVTMVAVGTLVGVGLTFVGVPSAAALGVIVGLANFVPLVGPFIGAVPGILLAFAQSPETGLAATAVYMVAQQLEGNLLTPLVQRFAVSIPPALLLFALAGLGSLFGVLGVIVSAPLAVVLYTLVTMLWTRDALGHDVKVPGIDRGA; from the coding sequence ATGGGCAGTTCGGACCAGGCACGCGTGGTGCGCAATACGTTGATCGTGCTGCTGCTGGTCGGCGTCGCGATGCTGCTGACCCAATTGTCGTTCGTGTTCCTGTTGATCTTTGCGGCGATCCTGCTGGCCACCTTGATCCGATCGGCGGCGCTGCCGTTCCTGCATATGGGGCTGCCCGATACGCCCGCGACGCTGCTGGGGCTGGCAGCGATCGTCGCGCTGCTGTGGCTTGCGGGGGGGCTGTTCGGAGCGCAGCTCGGGGAGCAGTTTGTGATCGTGGGCAACCAATTGCCCGGCGCGATCGCCCGCGCGCAGCAATGGGCGGCGGGCATCCCGTTTTTCCGATCGATGCTGTCGAGCACCCCCGACATCCAGAACGTCGCCGGGCGTGTGCTGACCTTTGCCTTCGGCGCGGTCGGCGCGGCGACCAATTTGGTGCTCGTAGTGATCGCAGCGATCTATCTGGCGCTGCAACCCGGGCTCTATGCCGGCGGCGTCGCCAAGCTGTTCCCCAAAAACGAAGGGCCGCGGGTTGCCGAGGCGTTGCATGCGAGCGGGTTGGCGCTGCGCAAATATCTGCTGGCGCAGTTCGTTACGATGGTCGCGGTGGGAACGCTGGTGGGGGTCGGGCTGACCTTCGTCGGGGTGCCCTCGGCCGCGGCGCTGGGGGTGATCGTCGGCCTCGCCAATTTCGTGCCGTTGGTCGGGCCGTTCATCGGTGCGGTCCCCGGCATCTTGCTCGCGTTCGCGCAGAGCCCCGAAACCGGGCTGGCTGCCACTGCGGTGTACATGGTCGCGCAGCAATTGGAGGGAAATTTGCTGACCCCTCTGGTGCAGCGCTTCGCGGTGTCGATCCCGCCCGCGCTGCTGCTGTTCGCGCTGGCGGGGCTGGGATCGCTGTTCGGCGTGCTTGGGGTGATCGTGTCGGCGCCGCTCGCGGTGGTGCTCTATACACTGGTGACGATGCTGTGGACGCGCGACGCGCTGGGGCACGACGTGAAGGTGCCGGGGATCGATCGCGGTGCGTGA
- the trmD gene encoding tRNA (guanosine(37)-N1)-methyltransferase TrmD, giving the protein MTFATTILTLYPEMFPGPLGASIAGRALREGRWALEAMQIRDFATDKHRSVDDTPAGGGAGMVMRADVIAAALDSVAGARPVLAMTPRGTPLTQARVRALAAGPGVTILCGRFEGIDERLFEARQIEQVSVGDYILSGGEMAALTLLDACIRLLPGVMGAASSGDDESFETGLLEYPQYTRPVEWEGRTIPEVLRSGDHARIAAWRKQQAEVDTRSRRPDLWERHEDARVQSPSGARRQNRNE; this is encoded by the coding sequence GTGACCTTCGCCACCACCATCCTCACCCTCTACCCCGAGATGTTTCCCGGCCCACTGGGGGCGTCGATCGCCGGGCGGGCGCTGCGCGAGGGGCGGTGGGCGCTAGAGGCGATGCAGATTCGCGACTTCGCCACCGACAAGCATCGCTCGGTCGACGATACCCCGGCGGGGGGCGGGGCGGGGATGGTGATGCGCGCCGATGTGATCGCCGCTGCGCTCGACAGCGTTGCGGGCGCGAGGCCGGTGCTGGCGATGACGCCGCGCGGTACGCCGTTGACGCAGGCACGGGTGCGCGCGCTGGCGGCGGGGCCGGGGGTGACGATCCTGTGCGGGCGGTTCGAGGGGATCGACGAACGGTTGTTCGAGGCACGCCAGATCGAACAGGTTTCGGTCGGCGACTACATCCTGTCGGGCGGCGAAATGGCGGCACTGACCTTGCTCGATGCTTGCATTCGGCTGCTCCCCGGCGTAATGGGCGCGGCTTCTAGCGGCGATGACGAGAGCTTCGAAACGGGGCTGCTCGAATATCCGCAATATACCCGACCGGTAGAATGGGAGGGCCGCACGATCCCCGAAGTGCTGCGATCGGGGGATCATGCGCGGATCGCGGCCTGGCGAAAGCAACAGGCCGAGGTCGATACACGGTCACGGAGGCCGGATCTGTGGGAGCGTCATGAGGACGCTCGGGTCCAGTCTCCCTCTGGCGCGCGGCGACAGAATAGGAACGAATGA